The Tenuifilum thalassicum genome includes the window ATCAGGAACTCCAAGGATAAATGCTAATGGCTTATTATCCGAATTAACAATAATCTTAATAAAACGTGGATCAATAAAGGTTAAATATTTTGCTGCTAATTCTTCCATCTCCTCTGGATCCATGGGATTAAATCCATAAATATCAACAAAAGTCTCATTTACCAGCGAAAGAACAGGCTTAATAAAGGGTTTCAGTTCACTCCTTTTTGAGAAGTTGAGCATCTTAAAACTATTGGCTCTTCGCTTTACTCTTTCAAGAATCCGTAAATAAAAATCAGGCAGCTCATCGGGTATAGGAACTTTATAAACAACTAAATCAATATCCTTTTCAAAACCGCTTTGGGTTACAAAATCAACCAAATACGGATAATTGCAATTTGAAGCCAGCACAATAGGCTGGTCGTAGCCCTCAATTAGCAATCCTTGGGGGTCCTTATCTGAGAATCCCATTGGCCCAATTAACCGTTCCATTCCTTTAGAATGTGCCCATTCTTCAACCTTTCGCAATAGAGCTTTTGCAACATCGAGATCCTTGTAAGTTTCTAAATTAAAGAATCGGGCAGTTTTTTCGTTATGGATCTCATTATACCTATTATTGATAATGCCCATTATTCGCCCAACAGTTCTCCCATCTTTCCTGGCTAAAAACAGTATTGTGTCGGAATACGACATTGCCCTATTCTTTTTAGGATTATAAAAATCCCACTCGTCGGAATATATTGGAGGTACCCAGTTAGCATGGCCGCTGTGAATTTTGGCTGGAACGTAGATAAACTCACGAAGCTGCCTTTTTGTTTTGACTTGTATAATCTGCATAAAAAACAAAATTCAATTAGCAACTTTAACAATAATTCTTTACGGAAACAAAAAAAGCGTGGAAATAATTCCACGCTAGAGAAATAAAAGGGTGATGTTGTCTAACCAAACATAAGGAAATATGTGGCAATACCGGCAAAGTAGCCTACCAAAGCAAGCAAGCTAATGCGTTTAGCATACCACATGAAATCGATTTTTTCAAGTCCCATTACAGCAACACCTGCTGCAGAACCTATAATAAGAATGCTACCACCTGTTCCAGCACAATAGGCAAGCAAGTTCCAGAAACTCCCATCAATTGCATAATTTGCTAGCTCACCAGTAGCCTGAGCCAAAGGTAAAGCCTCGTGCATTCCCATTGCACCAGCAACCAGAGGAACATTATCAACGATAGAAGACAAAACGCCAATTAGGATATTTGGGGGATATGGGCTAGTAAAAGTTTTATCGAGCCACTCCGACAACAAGGTCAAATGGCCGGCGGT containing:
- a CDS encoding GNAT family N-acetyltransferase is translated as MQIIQVKTKRQLREFIYVPAKIHSGHANWVPPIYSDEWDFYNPKKNRAMSYSDTILFLARKDGRTVGRIMGIINNRYNEIHNEKTARFFNLETYKDLDVAKALLRKVEEWAHSKGMERLIGPMGFSDKDPQGLLIEGYDQPIVLASNCNYPYLVDFVTQSGFEKDIDLVVYKVPIPDELPDFYLRILERVKRRANSFKMLNFSKRSELKPFIKPVLSLVNETFVDIYGFNPMDPEEMEELAAKYLTFIDPRFIKIIVNSDNKPLAFILGVPDICPGIQKSKGHLFPFGFIHILKAMKSAKMLSLLLGAIHPQYRNLGFDTWMGAEMLNEARKAGMTTIDSHLELETNKKMRAEMEKMGGVVYKRYRIFQKKLV